Below is a window of Gemmatimonadales bacterium DNA.
AGGGCCTGAAGAACGTCACGGCCGGCAGCAACCCGATGGCGCTGAAGCGCGGCATCGACAAGGCGGTCGAGGCGGTGGTCGAGGAGCTGAAGAAGATGTCGGTGTCGACGGCGGGCAAGAAGGAGATCGCCCAGGTCGGCGCCATCTCGGCCAACAACGACAAGGAGATCGGTGATCTCATCGCCGAGGCGATGGGGAAGGTCGGCAAGGACGGCGTGATCACGGTCGAGGAGGCGAAGGGCCTCGCCACCGAGCTGGAGACGGTGGACGGGATGCAGTTCGACCGCGGCTACCTCTCGCCCTACTTCGTCACCGATCCGGACAAGATGGAGGCAGTGCTCGAGGACGCCGTGGTCCTGATCCACGACAAGAAGATCAGCGCCATGAAGGACCTCCTCCCGGTGCTGGAGAAGGTAGCCCAGACGGGCAAGCCCCTCCTCATCATCGCCGAGGACATCGAGGGTGAGGCGCTGGCCACGTTGGTGGTCAACAAGCTCCGCGGCACGCTGAAGGTCTGCGGGGTGAAGGCGCCCGGCTTCGGCGATCGGCGCAAGGAGATGCTGGTCGACATTTCCAAGCTCACCGGCGGCAAGGTGATCAGCGAGGAAGTCGGCTTCAAGCTCGAGAACGCGGTCCTCTCGGACCTCGGCAAGGCCAAGCGGATCACGGTGGACAAGGACACCACGACCATCGTGGACGGCGCGGGCGGCCGCAAGGATATCGACGGCCGGATCAACGAGATCCGCGCGGCGATCGAGAAGTCCACGTCGGACTACGACAAGGAAAAGCTCCAGGAGCGGCTCGCCAAGCTCGCGGGCGGCGTCGCGGTGATCAATGTCGGCGCGGCGACCGAGACGGAGATGAAGGAGAAGAAGGCCCGCGTCGAGGACGCGCTGCACGCGACCCGCGCGGCCGTAGAGGAAGGGATCGTGCCGGGGGGCGGCGTCGCGCTGCTGCGCTGCCAGCCCGCGGTCGCCAGGTTGAAGCTCGAGGGGGACGAGAAGGTCGGCGCCGACAT
It encodes the following:
- the groL gene encoding chaperonin GroEL (60 kDa chaperone family; promotes refolding of misfolded polypeptides especially under stressful conditions; forms two stacked rings of heptamers to form a barrel-shaped 14mer; ends can be capped by GroES; misfolded proteins enter the barrel where they are refolded when GroES binds); this translates as MAAKELTFSVDARSKLKRGVDQLAEAVKITLGPKGRNVVLDKKFGNPTVTKDGVTVAKEIELPDAIENLGAQMVKEVATKTSDLAGDGTTTATVLAQAVFREGLKNVTAGSNPMALKRGIDKAVEAVVEELKKMSVSTAGKKEIAQVGAISANNDKEIGDLIAEAMGKVGKDGVITVEEAKGLATELETVDGMQFDRGYLSPYFVTDPDKMEAVLEDAVVLIHDKKISAMKDLLPVLEKVAQTGKPLLIIAEDIEGEALATLVVNKLRGTLKVCGVKAPGFGDRRKEMLVDISKLTGGKVISEEVGFKLENAVLSDLGKAKRITVDKDTTTIVDGAGGRKDIDGRINEIRAAIEKSTSDYDKEKLQERLAKLAGGVAVINVGAATETEMKEKKARVEDALHATRAAVEEGIVPGGGVALLRCQPAVARLKLEGDEKVGADIIRRALEEPIRMIVQNAGAEGSIIVAKVRDSKDKNYGYNAQTDEYEDLVAAGVIDPTKVTRTALQNAASIAGLLLTTECVVVEKKEESKAPSMPAGGGMGGMY